Within the Terriglobales bacterium genome, the region CTGCTCGGCGGAGAGTTTCTCCCCGCATTTGGTGCACTCAAGGAATGTGATGTTCGACATCGGATTCGTTTTCGTCCGGGCGAAGAAGTCTAACACTCCGGGAGCAGCGTTGACCCGCAGCCGGCGATGCTAGAATCGAGCTGTGAAGCCCGCAATCCGCCTGCTCGCGATCGATATTGACGGCACTCTGCTCGACCCTGGCTTCCAGATCTCGCCTGCCAACCTAGCGGCACTCCAGCGCGCCCACGGCGCGGGCGTGGAAGTGGTGCTGGTGACCGGACGCCGCCACACCTTCGCCCTGCCCATCGCCCGGCAGTTGGGCTTCGATCTGTGGCTGATCAGTTCGAATGGCGCCATCACCAAGTCCATCCGCGGCGAACTCTTCCACCGCGACCTGCTGCCCGCGGCCACCGCCCGCAAAGTCTGCGGCCACATGCGCGACTTCCGCGGCAATACCGTCCTCACTTTTGACATAGAAACGCGCGGTGCGCTGGTACTGGAGACCGACGAAGAATTGCGCCTCACCCTGGGCCGCTGGCTGGACAAGAACGCCGACTTCGTTCAACTCATCGTCCCCATCGAAGACTCGCTCTCGAGCGACCCGGTGCAGCTCATGTTCTGCGGTCCCATCGCGCGCATGAAGCAGGCGCTCGCAGCACTGGCCTCCGGCGGCTTCGACGGTGAGATTACCGTGCTGCGCACCGAGTACGAGCACCGCGACCTGTGCATCGTGGACGTGCTCAACCAGGGCTGCTCCAAGGGACACGCGCTCGAGCGCTGGGCCCGCCACCGCGGCCTCCCGCGCGATCAGGTCATGGCCATCGGCGACAACTATAATGATGTGGAGATGCTGGAGTTCGCCG harbors:
- a CDS encoding Cof-type HAD-IIB family hydrolase, whose product is MKPAIRLLAIDIDGTLLDPGFQISPANLAALQRAHGAGVEVVLVTGRRHTFALPIARQLGFDLWLISSNGAITKSIRGELFHRDLLPAATARKVCGHMRDFRGNTVLTFDIETRGALVLETDEELRLTLGRWLDKNADFVQLIVPIEDSLSSDPVQLMFCGPIARMKQALAALASGGFDGEITVLRTEYEHRDLCIVDVLNQGCSKGHALERWARHRGLPRDQVMAIGDNYNDVEMLEFAGRPVIMGNAAPELKQNGWAVTLSNAESGVAAAVEEALSR